A genomic region of Laribacter hongkongensis DSM 14985 contains the following coding sequences:
- the argJ gene encoding bifunctional glutamate N-acetyltransferase/amino-acid acetyltransferase ArgJ, translating to MPVNLSVPDRSRLLPVAGVTLGVAEAGVRYANRRDLLVMELAPGSTVAGVFTQNRFCAAPVVLCREHLAAGKGIRALVVNTGNANAGTGASGREHARLTCAALAEELGIAPEQVLPFSTGVILEPLPVERIIAGLPRRQPADWLDAAAAIMTTDTVPKAVSRQVVINGVKVSVTGMTKGSGMIHPNMATMLGFVATDAKVAQPVLQQMLAEVTEHSFNCVTVDGDTSTNDSFILMASGQAGMAEISDMESGDARLLQAAIMEVAVELAQAMARDGEGATKFMSVVVEGGRNRSECKQIAFAIAHSPLVKTAFFASDPNLGRLLAAIGYAGVEDLDTSTLELYLNEVLVAAQGGRHPDYREEDGQRVMKESDITIRVCLHRGEASATVWTCDYSYDYVKINADYRS from the coding sequence ATGCCTGTCAATCTATCTGTCCCCGATCGTTCCCGTCTGTTGCCGGTTGCCGGTGTCACGCTAGGCGTGGCCGAGGCGGGTGTGCGCTACGCCAATCGCCGTGACCTGCTGGTGATGGAGCTGGCACCCGGCAGCACCGTGGCGGGCGTGTTTACCCAGAACCGCTTTTGTGCCGCACCGGTGGTGCTGTGCCGGGAACACCTGGCCGCCGGAAAGGGCATCCGGGCGCTGGTGGTCAATACCGGCAATGCCAATGCCGGGACCGGAGCCAGCGGCCGTGAGCATGCGCGCCTGACCTGTGCTGCGCTGGCCGAGGAGCTTGGCATTGCACCGGAGCAGGTGCTGCCGTTTTCGACCGGCGTGATTCTGGAGCCTTTGCCGGTCGAGCGCATCATTGCCGGTCTGCCCCGGCGTCAGCCGGCCGACTGGCTGGATGCTGCCGCGGCCATCATGACGACCGATACCGTGCCCAAGGCCGTGTCGCGTCAGGTCGTGATCAATGGCGTCAAGGTCAGCGTGACCGGCATGACCAAGGGCTCGGGCATGATTCACCCGAACATGGCGACCATGCTCGGCTTTGTGGCTACGGATGCGAAAGTTGCGCAGCCGGTATTGCAGCAGATGCTGGCCGAGGTGACCGAGCATTCGTTCAACTGCGTGACGGTGGACGGGGACACCTCGACCAACGACAGCTTCATCCTGATGGCGAGCGGGCAGGCCGGCATGGCCGAGATCAGCGACATGGAGAGCGGAGACGCCCGGCTGTTGCAGGCCGCCATCATGGAGGTGGCGGTCGAGCTGGCGCAGGCCATGGCCCGTGACGGCGAAGGTGCGACCAAGTTCATGTCGGTGGTGGTCGAAGGCGGGCGCAACCGTTCCGAGTGCAAGCAGATCGCGTTTGCGATTGCGCATTCGCCGCTGGTCAAAACCGCGTTTTTTGCATCAGACCCCAATCTGGGCCGCTTGCTGGCGGCGATCGGTTACGCCGGCGTGGAGGATCTCGATACCTCGACGCTGGAGCTCTATCTGAACGAAGTGCTGGTGGCGGCGCAGGGCGGGCGGCATCCGGACTATCGTGAAGAGGATGGTCAGCGGGTCATGAAGGAGAGCGATATCACCATCCGGGTCTGCCTGCACCGGGGCGAGGCCAGTGCAACGGTCTGGACCTGCGATTATTCGTATGACTATGTGAAGATCAACGCGGATTACCGTAGCTGA
- the recQ gene encoding DNA helicase RecQ, with translation MKSPDSLLAEARHLLNTVFGYPDFRGPQADIITHVASGGHALVLMPTGGGKSLCFQIPALLRPGLTVVVSPLIALMQDQVATLSELGVPAAFLNSTQDADAARAVARRVQAGELKLLYVAPERLLSGRFLDWLASLPIGLFAIDEAHCVSQWGHDFRPEYRQLGVLAERFATVPRLALTATADPDTREEILHYLGLADARVFLSSFDRPNISYAVVEKHQAKQQLLRFIRQEHAGHSGIVYCLSRKRVEDTAAFLRENGIDAMAYHAGFDARTREATQTRFIREEGVVMVATIAFGMGIDKPDVRFVAHLDLPKSPENFYQESGRAGRDGQPASSWLCYGLTDMVQLQQMIFDGDQDEVRRRVELSKLDAMLAYCETAGCRRQLLLAHFGETMAPCGKCDNCLHPPVTQDMTVQVQKLLSCVYRVSQRAAANHVIDILLGRESETVTSRGHQHLSTFGIGRELSQRGWRSLVRQLVAQGYLQVDVTHYQVLRLTDRCRAVLRGEEQVWLKPVRDDKKVSRMGGEAERWLRTEREERLWQALRRWRKETADAHNVPAYAVFSDRTLRELVEQRPECEDGLRQIYGLGDSKLARYGEDVLAVLRDTDD, from the coding sequence GTGAAATCTCCCGACTCCCTGCTGGCCGAAGCGCGCCATCTGCTGAACACTGTTTTTGGCTACCCGGATTTTCGCGGTCCCCAGGCCGACATCATCACCCACGTCGCCAGTGGCGGCCACGCACTGGTCCTGATGCCGACCGGTGGCGGCAAGTCGCTGTGCTTCCAGATTCCGGCCCTGCTGCGCCCGGGCCTGACCGTAGTGGTCAGCCCGCTGATTGCGCTGATGCAGGACCAGGTGGCCACGCTGTCCGAACTGGGCGTGCCGGCCGCCTTCCTCAACTCGACCCAGGACGCCGATGCGGCGCGGGCAGTGGCCCGCCGCGTGCAGGCAGGTGAGCTGAAACTGCTGTACGTGGCGCCGGAACGCCTGCTGTCCGGGCGCTTTCTCGACTGGCTGGCTTCGTTGCCGATCGGCCTTTTTGCCATCGACGAAGCACACTGCGTCAGCCAGTGGGGGCATGATTTCCGCCCCGAATACCGGCAACTCGGCGTGCTGGCTGAACGCTTTGCCACCGTGCCGCGGCTGGCGCTGACGGCCACTGCCGACCCGGATACGCGGGAGGAGATCCTGCACTATCTGGGGCTGGCGGATGCCCGGGTGTTCCTGTCCAGTTTTGACCGGCCGAACATCAGCTATGCCGTGGTCGAAAAGCACCAGGCCAAGCAGCAGCTGCTGCGTTTCATCCGCCAGGAGCACGCCGGCCACAGCGGCATCGTCTACTGCCTGTCGCGCAAGCGGGTGGAAGATACGGCGGCTTTCCTGCGCGAAAACGGCATTGATGCCATGGCTTACCATGCCGGTTTTGATGCGCGTACCCGCGAGGCCACGCAGACGCGCTTTATCCGGGAAGAGGGCGTGGTCATGGTGGCGACCATTGCTTTCGGCATGGGTATCGACAAGCCCGACGTGCGTTTTGTGGCGCACCTGGACCTGCCCAAGAGCCCGGAAAATTTCTACCAGGAGTCCGGCCGGGCCGGGCGCGACGGCCAGCCGGCTTCCAGCTGGCTGTGCTATGGCCTGACCGACATGGTGCAGTTGCAGCAGATGATCTTTGATGGCGACCAGGATGAAGTCCGGCGCCGGGTCGAACTGTCCAAGCTCGATGCCATGCTGGCGTATTGCGAAACCGCCGGCTGCCGGCGCCAGTTGTTGCTGGCGCATTTTGGCGAAACCATGGCGCCATGCGGCAAGTGCGACAACTGCCTGCACCCGCCGGTGACGCAGGACATGACCGTGCAGGTGCAGAAACTGCTGTCGTGTGTCTATCGTGTCAGCCAGCGGGCTGCTGCCAATCACGTCATCGACATCCTGCTGGGGCGCGAAAGCGAAACGGTGACCAGTCGGGGACACCAGCATCTGAGCACGTTCGGCATCGGGCGCGAGCTGTCGCAGCGCGGCTGGCGTTCGCTGGTGCGGCAACTGGTGGCGCAGGGTTATCTGCAGGTCGACGTCACCCACTATCAGGTGCTGCGCCTGACTGACCGCTGCCGTGCCGTGCTGCGTGGCGAGGAGCAGGTCTGGCTCAAGCCGGTACGCGACGACAAGAAAGTGTCGCGGATGGGCGGCGAGGCCGAGCGCTGGCTGCGTACCGAACGGGAAGAACGGCTTTGGCAGGCCCTGCGCCGCTGGCGCAAGGAAACCGCCGATGCCCACAACGTGCCGGCCTACGCGGTGTTTTCTGACCGCACCCTGCGCGAGCTGGTCGAGCAGCGGCCGGAATGCGAAGACGGGCTGCGGCAGATTTATGGTCTGGGGGACAGCAAGCTGGCTCGTTATGGCGAGGATGTGCTGGCGGTATTGCGCGATACCGATGATTGA
- a CDS encoding surface-adhesin E family protein: MIRTLALATVVSLFAAGCASQTAPGGKAPGTRPGPQDAEWKNLGVTPNGNVMNEIDMLSVKKSGQQVTFRDRKTIFNLKKENFGDTPRHKQSVNSWQIDCQARTYRLTAMQLFDENGRQIGSYSYNDRQIKPAAIIPNSASWQQMQVVCK; encoded by the coding sequence GTGATCCGCACTCTTGCCCTGGCCACGGTGGTCAGCCTGTTCGCTGCTGGCTGCGCCAGCCAGACCGCCCCGGGCGGCAAAGCCCCCGGTACCCGCCCCGGCCCGCAGGATGCCGAGTGGAAAAACCTCGGCGTCACCCCCAACGGGAACGTGATGAACGAAATCGACATGCTGTCGGTGAAGAAAAGCGGACAACAGGTCACCTTTCGTGACCGCAAGACCATCTTCAACCTGAAAAAAGAGAATTTCGGCGACACGCCGCGCCACAAGCAGTCAGTCAACAGCTGGCAGATCGACTGCCAGGCACGTACCTACCGGCTGACCGCCATGCAGCTCTTCGACGAAAACGGCCGGCAGATCGGCAGCTACTCGTATAATGACCGACAGATAAAACCCGCAGCAATCATTCCCAACTCGGCCAGCTGGCAGCAGATGCAGGTCGTTTGCAAATAA
- a CDS encoding ParA family protein, with product MTAIRRVVFNQKGGVGKSTLTANLAAIAARHGQRVLVIDLDPQGNLSHYLLGDALPDTQAEHSLLHWFDQTLSFSLFPRPTDSFLHATPFPQLTLMASHPGLGELAPKLEARYKMFKLRDLLAELSDRFDEIWIDTPPALNFFSRSALIACDRCLIPFDCDSFARQALYQLMDNVAEIRADHNPDLRVEGIVVNQFQPRSSLPVRQVTELEAEGLPICRQRISSSVRIRESHEACKPLIHLDARHKLTGEFAALYQELSGCTVQQSS from the coding sequence ATGACGGCCATCCGGCGTGTGGTATTCAACCAGAAAGGCGGGGTCGGCAAGTCCACCCTGACTGCCAACCTCGCCGCCATCGCCGCCCGGCACGGCCAGCGCGTCCTGGTCATCGACCTTGACCCGCAGGGCAACCTGAGCCACTACCTGCTCGGTGATGCCCTGCCGGACACCCAGGCCGAACACTCGCTGCTGCACTGGTTCGACCAGACCCTGAGCTTCAGCCTGTTTCCCAGACCGACCGATAGCTTCCTGCACGCCACGCCGTTTCCGCAGCTCACACTGATGGCCTCCCATCCGGGCCTGGGTGAACTCGCGCCCAAGCTGGAAGCGCGCTACAAGATGTTCAAGCTGCGCGACCTCTTGGCCGAGCTGTCCGACCGTTTTGACGAAATCTGGATCGACACGCCACCGGCTCTCAATTTCTTCAGCCGTTCCGCCCTGATCGCCTGCGACCGCTGCCTGATACCGTTCGATTGCGACAGCTTCGCCCGTCAGGCGCTTTACCAGCTGATGGACAACGTGGCGGAAATCCGCGCCGACCACAATCCGGACCTGCGGGTCGAAGGCATCGTGGTCAACCAGTTCCAGCCGCGCTCCAGCCTGCCGGTACGCCAGGTGACCGAGCTGGAAGCCGAAGGCCTGCCGATCTGTCGCCAGCGGATCTCCAGCTCGGTCCGCATCCGTGAATCGCACGAAGCCTGCAAGCCGCTGATCCATCTGGACGCCCGCCACAAGCTCACCGGCGAGTTTGCAGCCCTGTACCAGGAACTCAGCGGGTGCACGGTCCAGCAGAGCAGCTGA
- a CDS encoding dicarboxylate/amino acid:cation symporter — translation MKLITRLLAGIAGGLLAGLYAPEFVIQLLATFKGLFGQFIGYTIPLLILFYVLSGIANLERGAGKLLGATVGISYASTICAGFLAFFAASSIVPHVLTAGSAPDKVAAIAPFFKFEVAPLLSVTTALVTAFVFGIGIAVTRADKLKGVVDQGRDIIELVLGKIIIPFLPLYIASVFAGMAAQGTVFQTFKTFGLVLAIAISMQWLWLAVLFGLSALTTGRNPLKMIATMMPAYFTALGTMSSAATIPVTMRQTRQLGVSESITGFVVPLGATIHMCGSIISIVTGSTAVMFLMPDLMTPTWSSMVPFILVLGITMVAAPGVPGGAVMAALGLLTSMLGFGETAAALMIALHIAQDSFGTACNITGDGAIATLVDRIAGRRRAATAADEGLDALPASEVAAESAQA, via the coding sequence ATGAAGCTCATTACCCGCCTGCTCGCCGGCATTGCCGGCGGCCTGCTCGCCGGCCTGTATGCGCCAGAATTCGTCATCCAGCTGCTGGCTACCTTCAAGGGGCTGTTCGGCCAGTTCATCGGCTACACCATTCCCCTGCTGATCCTGTTTTACGTCCTGTCCGGCATCGCCAACCTGGAACGCGGCGCCGGCAAGCTGCTGGGCGCCACGGTCGGCATTTCCTACGCCTCGACCATCTGCGCCGGCTTCCTGGCGTTTTTTGCTGCCAGTTCCATCGTGCCGCACGTCCTGACCGCCGGTTCGGCGCCGGACAAGGTCGCCGCCATTGCACCGTTCTTCAAGTTTGAAGTGGCACCACTGCTGAGCGTGACCACCGCACTGGTCACCGCATTCGTGTTCGGCATCGGCATTGCCGTTACCCGTGCCGACAAGCTCAAGGGCGTAGTCGACCAGGGACGCGACATCATCGAACTGGTACTGGGCAAGATCATCATCCCGTTCCTGCCGCTTTACATTGCCTCGGTGTTTGCCGGCATGGCCGCGCAGGGCACGGTGTTCCAGACCTTCAAGACCTTCGGCCTGGTGCTGGCCATCGCCATCAGCATGCAATGGCTGTGGCTGGCGGTGCTGTTCGGCCTGTCGGCGCTGACCACCGGCCGCAATCCGCTGAAAATGATCGCCACCATGATGCCGGCCTACTTCACCGCGCTGGGCACCATGTCGTCGGCCGCCACCATTCCGGTGACGATGCGCCAGACCCGCCAGCTCGGCGTGTCCGAAAGCATCACCGGCTTTGTCGTACCGCTGGGCGCCACCATCCATATGTGCGGCAGCATCATTTCGATCGTGACCGGTTCCACGGCCGTGATGTTCCTGATGCCGGACCTGATGACGCCGACCTGGTCGAGCATGGTGCCGTTCATCCTGGTGCTGGGCATCACCATGGTGGCCGCCCCGGGCGTACCGGGTGGCGCCGTGATGGCAGCACTGGGCCTGCTGACCTCGATGCTCGGCTTCGGCGAAACCGCCGCCGCGCTGATGATCGCCCTGCACATCGCCCAGGACAGCTTCGGTACCGCCTGCAACATCACCGGCGACGGTGCGATTGCCACCCTGGTCGACCGCATTGCCGGCCGCCGGCGCGCCGCCACCGCGGCCGACGAAGGGCTGGACGCATTGCCCGCCAGCGAAGTGGCCGCGGAATCAGCCCAGGCCTGA
- the recG gene encoding ATP-dependent DNA helicase RecG, whose translation MSLPIAAPPATLKKLARLGLVRRFDLVLHLPLRYEDETQLTPVRAARYGEPVMVEGEITAQQVQYKPRKQLVATLADESGQLILRFLHFYPTHLKQLAVGQRVRAMGEVHHGYFGDEMVHPKIRDVTPDTPLADHLTPVYPAVQGVTQPMLRRLIAGALRDERLDDTLPEPMRHELGLVPFADAVRILHQPPARMPVSMLADGALPAWQRLKFDELLAQQLSMRLAYRARRAFAAPVLKGNGLLTRALLQALPFELTRAQARVMGEISHDLAQSHPMHRLLQGDVGSGKTVVAALAALIAIEAGWQAALMAPTEILAEQHHRKLAGWLAPLGIKVVWLSGSLKKKDKQAAIEAMASGEAQLAIGTHALFQDGVSFARLGLVLIDEQHRFGVGQRLALTQKGGEPHQLTMSATPIPRTLAMSYFADLDVSVIDELPPGRTPIQTKLISTSRRHDVMAAIRKEIDAGRQAYWVCPLIEESETLELQNAVATFEELAESLPGIVVGLVHGRLKPDEKAAVMAAFQQNVVQLLVATTVIEVGVDVPNATLMVIEHAERMGLAQLHQLRGRVGRGEHASRCVLLFEEPLSEIAKARLKVIYQHTDGFEIARQDLHIRGPGEFLGARQSGAPLLRFADPERDAELLESAKHWAPVLLEQHPDMVERHLARWLSGREQFLRA comes from the coding sequence ATGAGTCTCCCGATTGCCGCCCCGCCCGCCACACTCAAGAAGCTGGCCCGCCTCGGCCTTGTCCGGCGTTTTGACCTGGTCCTGCACCTGCCGCTGCGCTACGAGGACGAAACGCAGCTGACACCGGTACGCGCCGCGCGTTACGGTGAACCGGTGATGGTGGAGGGCGAAATCACCGCCCAGCAAGTCCAGTACAAGCCGCGCAAGCAGCTGGTGGCGACGCTGGCGGACGAATCAGGCCAGCTGATCCTGCGTTTCCTGCACTTTTATCCCACCCATCTCAAGCAGCTGGCCGTCGGGCAACGTGTCCGTGCCATGGGCGAAGTGCATCACGGCTATTTCGGCGACGAAATGGTGCATCCTAAAATCCGGGACGTCACGCCGGATACCCCGCTGGCCGACCATCTGACCCCGGTTTACCCCGCCGTACAGGGCGTCACGCAGCCGATGCTGCGGCGACTGATTGCCGGAGCCCTGCGGGACGAGCGGCTGGATGACACCCTGCCGGAACCGATGCGGCACGAACTGGGGCTGGTCCCCTTTGCCGATGCCGTGCGCATCCTGCACCAGCCACCCGCCCGGATGCCGGTGTCGATGCTGGCCGACGGCGCCCTGCCGGCATGGCAGCGGCTCAAGTTTGACGAACTGCTGGCGCAGCAGCTCTCCATGCGGCTGGCCTACCGGGCGCGCCGGGCTTTTGCTGCCCCGGTCCTGAAGGGGAACGGCCTGCTGACCAGGGCCTTGTTGCAAGCCCTGCCGTTCGAACTGACGCGGGCACAGGCGCGGGTCATGGGTGAAATCAGCCACGATCTGGCGCAGTCACACCCGATGCACCGCCTGCTGCAGGGCGACGTGGGCAGCGGCAAGACCGTGGTGGCGGCCCTGGCGGCACTGATCGCCATCGAGGCCGGCTGGCAGGCAGCGCTGATGGCACCGACCGAAATCCTCGCCGAGCAGCATCATCGCAAGCTGGCCGGCTGGCTGGCACCGCTCGGCATCAAGGTGGTCTGGCTGTCGGGCAGCCTGAAAAAAAAGGACAAGCAGGCCGCTATCGAGGCCATGGCCTCGGGCGAGGCGCAGCTGGCCATCGGTACGCACGCCCTGTTTCAGGACGGTGTGAGCTTTGCCCGGCTGGGGCTGGTGCTGATCGACGAGCAGCACCGTTTCGGAGTCGGCCAGCGGCTGGCGCTGACGCAGAAGGGTGGCGAGCCGCACCAGCTCACCATGTCGGCCACGCCGATCCCGCGCACGCTGGCCATGAGCTATTTTGCCGACCTCGACGTGTCGGTGATCGACGAACTGCCGCCGGGGCGCACGCCGATCCAGACCAAGCTGATTTCCACCTCCCGGCGTCATGACGTCATGGCCGCCATCCGGAAGGAGATCGATGCCGGCCGGCAGGCCTACTGGGTCTGCCCGCTGATCGAGGAAAGTGAAACGCTGGAGCTGCAAAATGCCGTAGCGACGTTTGAAGAGCTGGCCGAATCCTTGCCCGGCATCGTGGTTGGACTGGTGCATGGCCGCCTGAAGCCGGATGAAAAAGCGGCAGTCATGGCGGCCTTCCAGCAGAACGTGGTGCAGCTGCTGGTGGCGACCACGGTGATCGAAGTCGGCGTGGACGTGCCGAATGCCACCCTGATGGTGATCGAGCACGCCGAACGCATGGGGCTGGCACAATTGCACCAGCTGCGCGGCCGGGTCGGCCGCGGCGAGCATGCCAGCCGCTGCGTGCTGCTGTTCGAAGAGCCGCTGTCCGAGATCGCCAAGGCGCGCCTCAAGGTGATTTACCAGCATACCGACGGCTTCGAGATTGCCCGCCAGGACCTGCACATCCGCGGGCCGGGCGAATTCCTCGGTGCCCGCCAGAGCGGCGCGCCGCTGCTGCGTTTTGCCGATCCTGAGCGCGATGCCGAGCTGCTGGAGTCGGCCAAACACTGGGCGCCGGTGTTGCTGGAACAGCACCCGGACATGGTCGAGCGGCATCTGGCGCGCTGGCTGTCCGGGCGCGAGCAGTTTCTCCGGGCATGA
- the rpsI gene encoding 30S ribosomal protein S9 — MNGKYYYGTGRRKSAVARVFMIKGSGKITVNGKPVDEYFARETGRMVIRQPLVLTEHTESFDILVNVTGGGETGQAGAVRHGITRALIDFSAELKPALSNAGFVTRDAREVERKKVGLHKARRRKQFSKR, encoded by the coding sequence ATGAACGGCAAATACTACTACGGCACCGGCCGCCGCAAGAGCGCTGTGGCCCGCGTGTTCATGATCAAGGGCTCCGGCAAGATCACCGTCAACGGCAAGCCGGTTGACGAATACTTTGCCCGTGAAACCGGCCGCATGGTGATCCGCCAGCCGCTGGTACTGACCGAGCACACTGAATCCTTCGACATCCTGGTCAACGTGACCGGTGGTGGCGAAACCGGCCAGGCCGGTGCAGTGCGCCACGGCATCACCCGTGCCCTGATCGACTTTTCCGCCGAGCTCAAGCCGGCACTGTCCAACGCCGGCTTCGTTACCCGCGACGCCCGCGAAGTGGAACGTAAAAAAGTCGGTCTGCACAAGGCCCGTCGCCGCAAGCAGTTCTCCAAGCGTTAA
- the rplM gene encoding 50S ribosomal protein L13: MKTFSAKPHEVKRDWFVVDATDKVLGRLAAEIARRLRGKHKPEYTPHVDTGDYIVVVNADKLRVTGNKALDKKYYRHSGYPGGIYERTFTELQNEFPERVLEKAVKGMLPKGPLGYAMIKKLKVYAGAEHPHTAQQPKALEI; encoded by the coding sequence ATGAAGACCTTCTCTGCCAAGCCACATGAGGTCAAGCGCGACTGGTTCGTGGTCGACGCGACCGACAAGGTGCTCGGCCGCCTGGCTGCCGAGATCGCTCGTCGCCTGCGTGGCAAGCACAAGCCGGAATACACTCCGCACGTCGATACCGGCGACTACATCGTAGTCGTCAACGCCGACAAGCTGCGTGTGACCGGCAACAAGGCACTGGACAAGAAGTACTACCGTCACTCGGGCTACCCGGGCGGTATCTACGAGCGTACCTTCACCGAGCTGCAGAACGAGTTCCCGGAACGCGTGCTGGAAAAGGCCGTCAAGGGCATGCTGCCGAAGGGCCCGCTGGGCTACGCCATGATCAAGAAACTCAAGGTGTACGCCGGTGCCGAGCACCCGCACACTGCCCAGCAGCCGAAAGCGCTGGAAATCTGA
- a CDS encoding RelA/SpoT family protein translates to MVSVARPLADSLADAADPNAWLAGARAGLPAEDLAQLERAFSLAREQYAGRKLGHTDEEMFSHAVHAAAIIADLNLPSVTTAATLLAGLPLCRDDAHAWLTEKMGKEVADLVEGVARLGRIAEFAGQSDAVTSEARAQQAEAMRKMLLAMVADIRIVLIKLAWRTQTMHWLAKVPDEQVRRRIARETQEIFAPLANRLGVWQIKWELEDLAFRHLEPDNYKKIAKLLDERRVERLQFIEDVLFTLRSELAQARVRADVAGRAKHIYSIWKKMRKKHLDFSELYDIRAVRVLVDKVSDCYAVLGMVHSLWQPIPGEFDDYIAHPKANDYKSLHTAVIGPQDKVLEVQIRTFDMHEHAEFGVAAHWRYKEGGRGDGEYEEKIAWLRQLLDWREEVSDRQGLASAFQTALFSDTIYVLTPQGRVVSLPQGATPIDFAYALHSDLGHRCRGAKIDGTIVPLSTPLENGQRIEIMTVKEGGPSINWLHEGWVKSHRAITKIRQYIRQQNAHVAIDAGRVAFEKELAKLPPGQQPNLEQVAEKLGHARIEDMYAAIGHGELGMRAVHHALLALLPPEPPPELEPEDIVHKSRAGHDASGILIEGVDNLMTVLAKCCKPAPPDPVVGFVTRGRGVSIHRANCVTLKRLSAEAPERLISVDWGLQEGSMFAIDIEVMARDRSGLLRDISDVLSREKLNVTAVHTQSRDAHARMCFTIEVRQVADIQRVLARVGDVNGVQEVRRI, encoded by the coding sequence ATGGTTTCTGTAGCTCGTCCCCTTGCCGATTCCCTTGCTGATGCGGCTGATCCGAATGCTTGGCTGGCCGGGGCGCGGGCCGGGTTGCCGGCCGAAGACCTCGCGCAACTGGAGAGGGCTTTTTCGCTGGCGCGCGAGCAGTACGCCGGCCGCAAGCTGGGGCATACCGACGAGGAAATGTTCAGCCACGCGGTCCATGCCGCCGCCATCATTGCCGACCTGAACCTGCCCTCTGTTACCACCGCTGCCACTTTGCTGGCCGGGCTGCCGCTGTGCCGGGACGATGCCCATGCCTGGCTGACCGAAAAGATGGGCAAGGAAGTGGCCGATCTGGTCGAGGGCGTGGCCCGTCTGGGGCGGATTGCCGAGTTTGCCGGCCAGAGCGATGCCGTAACGTCCGAAGCCCGGGCCCAGCAGGCCGAAGCCATGCGCAAGATGTTGCTGGCCATGGTGGCCGACATCCGCATCGTGCTGATCAAGCTGGCCTGGCGCACCCAGACCATGCACTGGCTGGCCAAGGTGCCGGACGAACAGGTGCGCCGGCGCATCGCGCGGGAAACCCAGGAAATCTTTGCGCCGCTGGCCAACCGGCTGGGGGTGTGGCAGATCAAGTGGGAGCTGGAAGATCTGGCATTCCGCCATCTGGAGCCGGACAACTACAAGAAGATCGCCAAATTGCTCGACGAGCGGCGGGTGGAACGCCTGCAGTTCATCGAGGACGTACTGTTCACCCTGCGCAGCGAGCTGGCGCAGGCCAGAGTGCGGGCTGACGTGGCCGGGCGTGCCAAGCATATCTATTCGATCTGGAAAAAGATGCGCAAGAAGCATCTGGATTTTTCCGAGCTTTACGATATCCGTGCCGTGCGCGTGCTGGTCGACAAGGTGTCCGACTGCTATGCCGTGCTCGGTATGGTGCACAGCCTGTGGCAGCCGATTCCGGGCGAGTTTGACGACTATATCGCCCACCCGAAGGCCAATGATTACAAGAGCCTGCACACGGCTGTGATCGGGCCGCAGGACAAGGTGCTGGAGGTGCAGATCCGTACGTTCGACATGCACGAGCATGCCGAATTCGGGGTGGCTGCGCACTGGCGCTACAAGGAGGGCGGGCGCGGTGACGGCGAGTACGAGGAAAAGATCGCCTGGCTGCGGCAACTGCTCGACTGGCGTGAAGAGGTCAGCGACCGGCAGGGGCTGGCCAGCGCGTTCCAGACGGCACTGTTTTCCGACACCATCTACGTGCTGACCCCTCAGGGGCGGGTCGTGTCGCTGCCGCAGGGCGCGACCCCCATCGACTTTGCTTACGCCCTGCACTCCGACCTGGGGCACCGCTGCCGTGGCGCCAAGATCGACGGGACCATCGTGCCGCTGTCGACACCGCTGGAAAACGGACAGCGGATCGAGATCATGACCGTGAAGGAGGGTGGCCCCAGCATCAACTGGCTGCACGAGGGCTGGGTCAAGTCGCACCGGGCCATCACCAAGATCCGCCAGTACATCCGGCAGCAGAACGCCCATGTGGCGATTGATGCCGGCCGGGTAGCCTTTGAAAAGGAACTGGCCAAACTGCCGCCGGGGCAGCAGCCCAATCTGGAGCAGGTGGCAGAAAAACTCGGCCATGCCCGGATCGAGGACATGTACGCGGCCATCGGTCATGGCGAACTGGGCATGCGTGCAGTGCATCATGCGCTGCTGGCTCTGTTGCCGCCCGAGCCGCCACCGGAACTGGAGCCGGAAGACATCGTCCACAAGAGCCGTGCGGGGCATGACGCCAGCGGCATCCTGATCGAAGGTGTGGATAACCTGATGACGGTGCTGGCCAAGTGCTGTAAGCCGGCGCCGCCTGATCCGGTGGTGGGGTTCGTGACCCGTGGCCGCGGCGTGTCGATTCACCGGGCCAATTGCGTCACGCTCAAGCGGCTGTCGGCCGAGGCGCCGGAACGGCTGATCTCGGTGGACTGGGGCTTGCAGGAAGGCAGCATGTTCGCCATCGACATCGAAGTGATGGCGCGCGACCGCAGCGGCCTGTTGCGCGACATTTCCGACGTGCTGTCGCGGGAAAAGCTCAATGTCACTGCCGTTCATACGCAAAGCCGCGATGCGCATGCGCGCATGTGCTTCACCATCGAAGTGCGGCAGGTGGCCGATATCCAGCGTGTGCTGGCCCGGGTGGGGGACGTGAATGGCGTGCAGGAGGTACGGAGGATCTGA